The Candidatus Binatia bacterium genome includes a window with the following:
- a CDS encoding HupE/UreJ family protein, producing MAAVLAAPAAARAHLGNISYADFSVSGNEVLLQFRYAAHVTPGLPPSQAAQPSRADLLALEDGIRAWLDRTTTLSSGGRACTVEIENLAGPDQDQNLQVIAVWTCQVPKIFGLRIDFRPLDEVIADWQTIATLHLGSETMSTVFVPGRTRWVIGDAGPEVSPPAGAGGSPAAAGSSQNSPATNSPAAGAASGSAGSSFEQFFRLGVEHIWTGYDHLLFLLAVLLAGGGIRRLAAIVTSFTLAHSITLGVAATGLLRLPVVWVEVAIAISIVFVAVENIFARGADRRALVTFFFGLVHGFGFASVLSAAALPAAGIVVPLLAFNLGVEAGQLAVVVAVVPALAVVMRGPHARRIQVVLSLLIAAAGATWALDRISALLR from the coding sequence GTGGCGGCCGTGCTCGCCGCACCCGCGGCCGCGCGCGCGCACCTCGGCAACATCAGCTACGCCGATTTCAGCGTCAGCGGCAACGAGGTGCTGCTGCAGTTCCGCTACGCCGCGCACGTGACGCCGGGATTGCCGCCGTCGCAGGCGGCGCAGCCTTCCAGGGCCGACCTGCTTGCGCTCGAGGACGGCATTCGCGCGTGGCTCGACCGCACGACGACGCTGTCGTCCGGCGGCCGCGCGTGCACCGTCGAAATCGAAAACCTTGCAGGGCCGGACCAGGACCAGAACCTCCAGGTCATCGCCGTGTGGACCTGCCAGGTCCCGAAGATCTTCGGACTGCGCATCGATTTCCGTCCTCTCGATGAAGTGATCGCCGACTGGCAAACGATCGCGACGCTTCACCTCGGCAGCGAAACGATGAGCACGGTGTTCGTGCCGGGACGCACGCGATGGGTGATCGGCGATGCGGGACCGGAAGTTTCGCCGCCGGCCGGTGCAGGCGGCAGCCCGGCAGCGGCGGGGTCCTCGCAAAATTCGCCCGCGACGAACTCGCCGGCCGCCGGTGCTGCCAGCGGCTCGGCGGGATCCAGCTTCGAGCAGTTCTTCCGCCTCGGCGTCGAGCACATCTGGACCGGTTACGACCACCTGCTGTTCCTGCTGGCCGTCCTGCTGGCCGGCGGCGGAATCCGCCGCCTTGCCGCCATCGTCACGTCGTTCACGCTCGCGCACAGCATCACGCTCGGCGTCGCGGCCACCGGACTGCTGCGCCTGCCGGTGGTGTGGGTCGAAGTGGCGATCGCGATCAGCATCGTGTTCGTCGCGGTCGAGAACATCTTCGCGCGCGGCGCCGACCGCCGTGCACTCGTCACGTTTTTCTTCGGCCTGGTGCACGGGTTCGGATTTGCCAGCGTGCTGTCGGCGGCGGCGCTGCCGGCCGCCGGAATCGTCGTGCCCCTGCTCGCGTTCAACCTCGGGGTCGAGGCCGGCCAGCTCGCCGTCGTCGTCGCGGTGGTTCCGGCGCTCGCCGTCGTGATGCGCGGGCCGCACGCGCGGCGGATCCAGGTCGTGCTGTCGCTGCTGATCGCGGCCGCCGGCGCCACGTGGGCGCTGGACCGCATCTCGGCGCTGCTTCGCTGA
- a CDS encoding ADP-ribosylglycohydrolase family protein → MHSQASNLAHLAHVEGALFGAMIGDSLGSQVENVSAALVAHRYPSRHELEALVPGPYGSTTEMTVALAESLAEFAEFDGENFAGKLLSHFHEGRGYGQGTMLALTRLKAGSPWQEAGDAHAGRGCYGNAAAARSTAVGLLHGHDVPTLRWIAEEAAGVTHTHALGVEGAVLFALGISVALEKRDDGIEPRAFFETIAGEAQVREYRSQLEVAADLSGKSVAPSLVVARLGNNQTALGSVVTALFCFADHSLSFVDAAVAALSLGGNASAITAMTLALAGAHLGVDGIPPRWIDAVEAAEIGPTTLRRLAARLAV, encoded by the coding sequence ATGCATTCCCAAGCCTCCAATCTCGCGCATCTTGCCCATGTCGAAGGCGCCCTTTTCGGCGCGATGATCGGTGACAGCCTCGGCTCCCAGGTCGAGAACGTATCGGCAGCCCTGGTCGCGCATCGCTACCCTTCGCGACACGAGCTGGAAGCGCTCGTTCCGGGTCCTTACGGCTCGACGACCGAGATGACGGTCGCGCTGGCCGAGTCGCTCGCGGAGTTTGCCGAATTCGACGGCGAGAATTTCGCGGGAAAGCTTCTTTCGCATTTTCACGAAGGGCGCGGCTACGGGCAGGGAACGATGCTCGCGCTCACGCGGCTCAAGGCGGGCTCGCCGTGGCAGGAAGCCGGCGACGCGCACGCCGGCCGGGGTTGCTACGGCAACGCTGCTGCCGCGCGCAGTACGGCCGTCGGACTGCTGCATGGCCACGACGTGCCGACGCTGCGCTGGATCGCCGAGGAAGCGGCCGGTGTCACGCACACGCACGCCCTCGGCGTCGAAGGGGCCGTTCTTTTCGCGCTCGGTATTTCCGTCGCACTGGAAAAACGGGACGACGGAATCGAGCCGCGCGCGTTCTTCGAGACGATCGCCGGCGAGGCGCAGGTGCGCGAATACCGTTCCCAGCTGGAAGTTGCCGCGGACCTGTCGGGAAAGTCGGTCGCGCCGTCGCTCGTCGTCGCTCGCCTCGGCAACAACCAGACGGCGCTCGGATCGGTGGTGACGGCGCTGTTCTGCTTCGCCGATCACTCGCTGAGCTTCGTGGACGCCGCCGTGGCGGCGTTGTCGCTCGGCGGCAACGCGAGCGCGATCACTGCGATGACGCTGGCGCTTGCCGGCGCCCACCTCGGCGTCGACGGGATTCCCCCACGCTGGATCGATGCAGTGGAAGCCGCGGAGATCGGCCCCACTACGCTGCGCCGCCTCGCCGCGCGCCTCGCCGTCTGA
- a CDS encoding 3-hydroxyacyl-CoA dehydrogenase family protein, whose protein sequence is MSIAKIAILGGGQMGAGIAQVAAVAGLDVVMIKATPGPADKARASIEKDLARVVERGKLEQSEMDATLARLRFTDKIDAVADCDLFLESIVEDLGVKQAKFAEVDRIAKPSCILASNTSTLSITAMQGATGRTDRFIGLHFFNPATMMKLVEVIPTDSTDGAVTASAIQFVEKLGKSPVLVKDQTGFIVNRLLTPYMLDAMRCFESGLADIAGIDTAMQLGANHPMGPLALADYIGLDIVLAMSQNLFATFQQDYMKPTPLLEHLVREKILGRKTRLGFYDYSHKPPIENKALQR, encoded by the coding sequence ATGAGCATCGCAAAGATCGCAATCCTCGGCGGCGGACAGATGGGTGCCGGCATCGCACAGGTGGCGGCGGTCGCCGGCCTCGACGTCGTGATGATCAAGGCCACGCCGGGACCGGCCGACAAGGCCCGCGCGTCGATCGAAAAGGACCTCGCCCGCGTCGTCGAGCGCGGCAAGCTCGAGCAGTCCGAGATGGACGCGACGCTCGCCAGGCTCCGCTTTACCGACAAGATCGACGCCGTGGCCGATTGCGACCTTTTCCTCGAGTCCATCGTCGAGGATCTCGGCGTCAAGCAGGCGAAGTTCGCCGAAGTCGACCGCATCGCGAAGCCGTCGTGCATCCTGGCGAGCAACACGTCGACGCTGTCGATCACGGCGATGCAGGGCGCGACCGGGCGAACGGACCGCTTCATCGGGCTGCACTTCTTCAATCCGGCAACCATGATGAAGCTCGTCGAGGTGATCCCCACCGACAGCACCGACGGCGCGGTCACCGCTTCGGCGATCCAGTTCGTCGAGAAGCTCGGCAAATCGCCGGTGCTCGTCAAGGACCAGACCGGCTTCATCGTCAATCGCCTGCTGACGCCGTACATGCTCGATGCGATGCGCTGCTTCGAGTCGGGGCTGGCCGACATCGCCGGCATCGACACCGCGATGCAGCTCGGCGCCAACCATCCGATGGGACCGCTGGCGCTGGCCGACTACATCGGCCTCGATATCGTGCTCGCGATGTCGCAGAACCTCTTCGCGACGTTCCAGCAGGACTACATGAAGCCGACGCCGCTGCTCGAGCACCTGGTGCGCGAGAAGATCCTCGGCCGCAAGACCAGGCTCGGCTTCTACGACTACTCGCACAAGCCGCCAATCGAGAACAAGGCGCTCCAGCGCTGA
- a CDS encoding NAD-dependent epimerase/dehydratase family protein: MRKLLITGIAGGQGRLVAKMAMRARPGSEPWQVVGVDRQKWPSAPDGVVVHQFDMRKRRFEDVFRHERPEAVVHLAFVRHFRADLATRHEVNVEGTKHLLEHCAEYGVRQLVVLSSSYVYGALPTNERYMTEEHPLNASRNFPEMRDLCEVEGLVSAFLWRYPEIATCVIRPVSTLGHSVHSAIGSYMRMAMVPTIMGFNPMMQFIHEEDVAEAMMVALDRKVRGIFNVAGPGAVPLKRALKEMGRQRISIPDPFAHLLIRTLFNLNIYQFPSGAIDFIKYPCTVRDERFRAATGFKPRHSLAEAFATMAISPH, from the coding sequence GTGCGCAAGCTGCTGATCACTGGAATCGCCGGCGGCCAGGGACGCCTCGTCGCGAAAATGGCGATGCGCGCGCGCCCCGGCAGCGAGCCGTGGCAGGTGGTCGGCGTGGACCGCCAGAAATGGCCGAGCGCTCCCGACGGCGTCGTCGTGCACCAGTTTGACATGCGCAAGCGTCGCTTCGAGGACGTCTTCCGTCACGAAAGGCCCGAGGCCGTCGTGCACCTGGCTTTCGTGCGCCATTTCCGCGCCGACCTGGCCACCCGCCACGAAGTCAACGTCGAAGGCACCAAGCACCTGCTCGAGCATTGCGCCGAATACGGCGTGCGCCAGCTCGTCGTCCTTTCCAGCTCCTACGTCTACGGCGCGCTGCCGACCAACGAGCGCTACATGACCGAGGAGCACCCGCTGAACGCATCGCGCAATTTTCCCGAGATGCGCGACCTCTGCGAAGTCGAGGGATTGGTGTCCGCGTTCCTGTGGCGTTATCCGGAGATCGCCACCTGCGTCATCCGGCCGGTCAGCACGCTCGGCCATTCGGTGCACAGCGCGATCGGCAGCTACATGCGCATGGCAATGGTCCCGACGATCATGGGCTTCAACCCGATGATGCAGTTCATCCATGAAGAGGACGTCGCCGAGGCGATGATGGTCGCGCTCGACCGCAAGGTGCGCGGGATCTTCAACGTCGCCGGGCCGGGCGCGGTGCCGCTCAAGCGGGCGCTGAAGGAAATGGGGCGCCAGAGGATTTCGATTCCCGATCCTTTCGCGCACCTGCTGATCCGTACGCTGTTCAACCTGAACATCTACCAGTTTCCTTCCGGCGCGATCGACTTCATCAAGTATCCCTGCACCGTCCGCGACGAGCGCTTCCGCGCGGCCACCGGCTTCAAGCCGCGACACTCGCTGGCCGAAGCGTTCGCGACGATGGCGATCTCGCCGCACTGA
- a CDS encoding lysophospholipid acyltransferase family protein yields the protein MLGSLLELASSITGGISDSVSELSRLVATLPDEIAGKVDRIPADLNEYGYDPWGYSPKAMKRFIIPSAYLYRYYFRCRTTGLENLPQGRMLLIGNHAGQMAFDGAMITAACVLEANPPRLVRGMGEYWLGTLPYMSVLLDRTGSVVGTRQTCVDMLRHGECVMAFPEGVRGMNKVYADAYKLMEFGLGFMRLALETDTPIVPVSVVGSEEQNPGLADLKGVGHLLGMPSFPVTLTFPWLGPLGMLPLPVRYHIEFGKPMRFEGHAEDEDDSIQAKVDQVKAAISAQLARGRAARKSIFF from the coding sequence ATGCTGGGAAGCCTCCTCGAGCTCGCATCCTCGATCACCGGCGGCATCTCCGATTCGGTTTCCGAGCTGTCGCGGCTGGTTGCCACGCTGCCCGACGAAATCGCCGGCAAAGTCGACCGCATCCCGGCCGACCTCAACGAGTACGGCTACGATCCCTGGGGCTACAGCCCGAAGGCGATGAAACGTTTCATCATTCCGAGCGCGTACCTGTACCGCTACTATTTCCGCTGCCGGACCACGGGGCTGGAGAACCTGCCGCAGGGTCGCATGCTGCTGATCGGCAATCACGCCGGACAGATGGCGTTCGACGGCGCGATGATCACGGCGGCGTGCGTCCTCGAGGCCAACCCGCCCCGCCTCGTGCGCGGCATGGGCGAGTACTGGCTCGGCACCCTGCCCTACATGAGCGTGCTGCTCGACCGCACCGGCAGCGTCGTCGGCACGCGCCAGACCTGCGTCGACATGCTTCGCCACGGCGAATGCGTGATGGCGTTTCCCGAAGGCGTTCGCGGCATGAACAAGGTCTACGCCGACGCCTACAAGCTGATGGAATTCGGTCTCGGCTTCATGCGGCTCGCGCTGGAAACCGATACGCCGATCGTGCCGGTCTCCGTCGTCGGTTCTGAGGAACAGAACCCCGGCCTTGCCGACCTGAAGGGCGTCGGCCACCTGCTCGGCATGCCGTCCTTTCCCGTGACGCTCACGTTCCCGTGGCTCGGTCCTCTCGGCATGCTTCCGCTGCCGGTGCGTTACCACATCGAATTCGGCAAGCCGATGCGCTTCGAAGGTCATGCCGAAGACGAGGACGACTCGATCCAGGCCAAGGTCGACCAGGTCAAGGCCGCGATCAGCGCGCAGCTCGCGCGCGGTCGCGCGGCCCGCAAGAGCATCTTCTTCTGA